gTTCAAAGTACGAATTTCCCATTCCACCCTAATAATATTACAGGTCTTCAGCatctcttttcctctttttttctgGACTCAACGCCTTTATAGCTTTTAATCTCTTCTTAAACCCCTACTTGTTCCAGCTGATTTCTTACCAGTATACCTCTGTCACAAAATGAAACATATTGCAAAGAACAAACATATAAGGGACGAATGGCTTAAAAGGACAGGCCACCAGAAAAAGGGGGGGAGGGAGTGATACAGAACAAGTTAACTCACCTGTTTTCCGATATCAAATGGGACGTATTTGTACTTGATCATGTGTAGGATTTGTCGCTTCATTGTGAGCAAAAATAGTACAATCCAGTAGCAAAGCAATATTGGCCAGAACACAGGCACATCCAATACAGGAAAGAAGGTCAGGACAAATGCAACAAGAAATGCCTTTGTAATAGAATACCTGAAATAATTGACCAGGAGGAAGCTAATTGAAAATCCAAACTGCTCTTAAAGAATGATGTGAGTAAAACAATGATGTGTGTGGGACGTAAACAAAGTATGGAAATGTAAATCAGGGAAGTTTTCCGGTCGCCGTATTGAAGaatgaaacttgaatatgaaaattaacCATGACTAACATATCAAAAGCCTAAACTAGCTCACCAGATTGACAAATCACCATTAAAGCCACAAAACTAGGAAATTCGCTTACAACACTTGTAGAACTAAAACATTATTGTATATAAGGTATAAAACAAGTATcgaaatataaaaacatacttTTCACTTACCAAATTGTTAACATACATGGAGgaatgaaatttaaatacaaaaaactaaTTGCCAGCATATCAAAAGGCACTAAACTAAGTCACTAGATTGACAACATCAAAGCCATGCAACTCAACTTCTAATCTTAAAATTACGAAAGCAgcacaagaaaaaaattgtagcACAAGGTTCTACCAGGGGAATTCTTTTTTTGATGACATGAAACATCATTAAGGTGGGACCCTTTAGACCCACACTAGGGGGGCAAACCATACCTGCTGAAACTGTGTATCATTTAATCTTGAGGGAACCTTGAGTGTACATCTTATCCCAAGCTATCCTTTAACCACTAGGCTACACCCTGATGAGTATTACTGGAGGAATTAATTTTCTATGATATAGTATTGGAAAGAACGTGTAACGATCCAAGGAAGACCCAAACCGCATCTAGGCCCATACTAAAAAAAGATTAGTTAAGGTTACAACTGGTGCCCCTTTGAATCATTACAAAGGACTTaaacttctccctcccaagcaATGTTCCTATTCGCCACCCTACTATACACAATTACACAATTCAGGGTATTACAATCTTCCCCCCTTTAATTCCTGACTTCCTCTACGGACCATTCCATCATAGGTGACATAGCTCAAGTCCCACACTCCTTGTTGGATTTGGCTaagataccatttgtaacaacCCAATTGAAACAACCCAAGGAAGGCCCAAGACACCTCTGGGCACATAAACCAAAATGAGTAGTCAAGTTCACAATTGAAGCCCCTTGAAATTGTTATAAAGGGCAtgaacttctccctcccaagcaACGTGGGATCATATTCCCCACCTTCCTATACACAACCACATAATCCTGAGTATTACAAAACATATTAGAACAGAAAAACACAATTTGAAgacatgaacataaaaaaaatcagtcacAACAAGGTAGTACAGGCAAAACAAAACTTTACACacgttgagttaaaaaatataaccacCAAAAGCATCAGCCTGTTACTTTACAATTGATATGCAGTAAAGGTGACCACTGCAATGTTCAAGGGTAAAATATACGGGCCAACCATGTCCTGGCTAACATGGTTAACTCTTTGCTAAACTGCAGTATTGTTGGCGAAATAGTAATGCTTCTGCAAGGGAACCTCCATTAGCCAACTCGCTAAAATGCAGTTTACAATTTGTGAAAGTAAGCAAAGCACACTCTTGCTCGGAAGTTGGaaataataaagtttaacaaaaaataagtaaaatgcCTTCTAGTTATGTTACAACTAGAATTTGAAGTTCAAAATGAAAAGGCTAACGTATAAGCCTGCATTAAAATACTAACATTCAACCATCTATAAACTTCTCCcactaaaagagaaaataaaatcatacaaGGTAAGAGAACGGAATGTAGAAAAGTATTGAAACATGATGGTTTACATAATACAGGAGATCATCCCTCCAATATGAACTAATGACGACAACGACTACCAacccaacaaataaaacaatGCTCAAGCTCAAGCGGGCCTATAAATTGCTTCTCCTGATGcatttcttaaaacaaaaggTGAATATCCAGCCTTAAACCAATCAAACTAGAAACAGTGCAGTTACTAAACTACCAAAACATGGTACTGCCTCAGGAaaatagagtttgaaaaaaACATTATCAACGGGTGAATTTGCAGAACCTTAGAGGCTAAGAAAACTGATAAAAGTGAGGAATAAATTACCAGAAGTTGAATTCTGGAAGGCGGCGCATGAAAGGTTTAAATTCATCAGAACCTTTTGTTGGCAGAGAAGCCCCATCCAAAGCCTGGAGCTCTGGATCAATCTTTGGTGACAAAAAACCAATCAAGAGATTCAAGACATAGATCCCCACACCATAGGAAATAACATAAAACCCTTTTACAGAGTAAACACGCAAAACGTAAACCATTGCCACTGCAAGTGTTCCTAGCCACCTCTGAAGCGGGTGAGGTGTCGATCGGTCCAGAAAGTACTGAAAAGTCCTCGAAAAATCACTTCTCCACTTGGCAAAAGGCGCAGCAGCGGTCATATCACTTCCCCCTCCCTCCATGAAAAGCTGAGTTGTAATTGTACAGCTTAACTGTAGAAAACccataaataagtaaatacatCCATATAATACCTTATATCACTCTGAAATTACATGTCATAAGagaattagaataaaatataactaaacCAGTAAgacaataaatttttatttcagagCCTGGGCCTGAGACATACACCCTTTTCGGATcaatcaagtttttcaaatctctattcAGCATTATAGTAATAGGGAGCAGACCACTCAaacttttattcttctttcctttcctcCGTTCACAGCGCTTTACAAAGAGGtaaattagggaaaaaaaaaagttctgaGCCAATTCATGGCCGGCTCGGTTATTCGATTCACAAGTGTAATGAGCCAAAAAATTCCAACCCTAATGCACAAACACGGTTGTAGAAGGAATTCCTTCTCAAGCACCTTATTTCTTTCCTCTCAAGTTTTTCCAGCAACCAGACAGGAGAATTTGAAAGAAATACGATAGAAAATACTAACATTAAAGCATCATCGAGGTTCCTGAGCGAACTAGGTTTTGTAACGAGGTAATCAAGAAAAGAACAgcaaaaaattatgaataagaaGACATAAACCAGAAAATTACCGGGAGATCTGAGGGACTGTAAGCCGAAGGAGGAAGATATTGAAAATTACAATTTAAACCATTCAGTGAGCGATCTCTGAGCTTCTCCTCGTTGAGAATGGAATATGACACAGGAGATTCGAGGCTTTGAACTTTGGAAGAGCATAGCTGTAACTGCACCATCGATATAAATTTatggaaaaaactattttatctgCCAAGTTGCACTACCGTtcggaaaatatttatttattttttatttaatgattaaagaagtaattttaagtatattgatatatttttttattttttaaaaatatttaaatatattaaaaaatatgaataaaaaaattttaaaaaaaagttgcaaaCACAACTAACGATCAAAGTGAGCGCCCTATAAAGTCGGGCTACTCTGCTGTCCAGAGTAGCCTATTCAAGTTAACCGATTATtactttttgagtttttttttcacatttttttaatatatttaaatatttaaaaatatatatatatcaatatacttaaaattactttcttaatcactaagtaaaaaaacaaaaaaacgaaTTTTCTTGTCAAGCAATCAAATTGAGCGATACAACTTGAGAGACAAAGtagttttttccaaatttataaTGGTGAGgcacttttataatttttaattttaaaatggattttctctataaatatttaatattttatcaaaataaaaacaaatccctctataaatatttgatatcttatcaaaataaaaataaaaaatccattcaaaataaaatggaaaattttttgttgataAAAACATTTAACTTCTTATTGTGttatgttaaattgtaaatctttattattataaagtggatctaacatatcataattaatcttagtatttttcttagattttttttagaacCTAGCACTTCtcaaaacaatattatcaaatatcAGTTGTGGGActatttctaataaatattaGCCGTATCAACACGATTAgtcatgaaaattttgaatcgattatttcaatattaataaaaagtgttaaaattcatatataatgcAAATCAAGTATTTTATATAATGTccaaaaaagtataaaatataaattgattgatcatttttaataaaaatattatatgaaccTAAATAGTTTCACTAAATACATAATTTATGTGTTTAATCTCAattatcaacatttttttacctCATATAGAAAAAGATAGAgaccataaaattataagcacGTGACAAATGTAGTATGTTATGCACGACCacaaatttatagaaaatacttattcatctcatttttttcaagtaaaaaaataaaaaactatatgttttatctttcaatttttttgttattcttatcgaatacaatgatgaaaaattaatatatgtttagttctatcatagttttctttgttaaaaaaaaaaaaaaaactcaattgttagacaacataaaaataaatacaattttgaATCGATTCAAATCGGTCTAAATCAGTCGATTGAGGTGGTTCAGTAaacgatttaaaaaaatacactaaaatcaATTTGGTTTCTTAGTGATTCAATCTGAATTGGCCTACATCGAACTGTTTTTTCGAATATTGATTAAACACAACTTGTGAATCCAATGAAATAGGAATCTCTATCTCTCAAGTATCTCTATCTCTCAAGTATAACTTCGCACAAAGCTGCAAACCATCCAAAATAACTCTTGCCTCCCTCATGGTAGTAGTACCTTCACTATAAACTATAATATGAGTAAAGCTAGCTACAAAGTTCTTTTAGCATCTCTAATCACTCCATCCACTCCACAAATCCCTCTTTCTCAAAACAACTTCCATGGTCACAATCCTCTGCTTAGTACATTTTCAATTTGAGTCTTTCATCCATTTTACTCTAGACATTTgaatttttccttgttttagGCCTAGTTTGGGTGTCAAggtattctatcattattttattttttatctttttactattattcacagaatacttcaaaatacctcactatccaaatacaCACGGTTTTATATTAGCCTAAGGCCAATACTAATAGAAGAGTGTTACAgctacaaaaagattatacaaaaatgaacttacaaactgacgtggtttcATGCAATCtgtcaaatctattttacaataaaaatagatttacaatctaacaaatcatagcaagtcacgtcagtttgtgtgattatttttatgtaattattttgtgattaaagtatttctcatattaATAATCTCCACGTATAAACAAGACCCACTTCTTCCAACATTGAGGTAACATTAATCTAAACGccaaaaaatcaacaaattaCCTCCAAACAGGAGATCAAGCTAATTCACGGGAACAAAGTATATGATCTAAGGATGTCACATCTTGGACCATGCAGCAAACACATTCTGAGACTAGCTGGGTTTTAGCCTATTCATGTATTCTTCTATTAaaaggcttaaaaaaaaaacccttaccATATAAAGACAGAAGTTCTGGTAGGCACAAAGTCTACCCCCACACCCATCTACTCCAATTCAATCGTTATGGTAGAGTGGtatgtattaaaatataaaattaataataaaatatatatatatctttttattagAGTAGAAGTCTTGAATTTAAATtctaactttatattttattttatttaattaaatatttcacgtattGAATTATTCATTAAGAGAGAGTCTGATTCATACGTGAGagaatgtattaatatataaaataaataataaaatctttctactcctatcaatttaaaattttaaaataaatattaatttcacGTGATAAAGTGTCACTGTTAACTTTGAGATCAACATTTCAATGATCTCTTCCCCCTACTAGTTCAgggccttgtttgttttggaaaaacatctaatctaatctaatctaatctaatctaatctaatcattacaactttcttaacttttaatataaaataaaataaataattcaattttttcaaatcttaaaataaaaataatattaaaaaatatactttaacaatattttatttaattttttaattttaatctcatctcatctcatctcatttctataATCAAATTATACTGGAATTAAACAATGACACTTGAGAATGGTACCAGAAAGAGTAAATTCTCACATTTATAATGGAATCGTGTAAaagttgtaaaagttatatatatatatatatatatatatatatatataagttcaaaAGGAAAAGGTTGCATAGAGACATCCAGAATATTACGACTGGTGTTGTAATGACTCAAATGATGGCTGTTTTGGCATTATCCTACACGGATGCTTGGCAAGAAAAGGGTTCTAAATCGACGACTAGTATTTAGAAATTCTGGACGCTTGGCTTGTCCTTACCGGACCACGTACCGCTTTTATGACACGCTTCCTCTTAATAGCACTCTCATTagaatagttaaattaaagtatgagaaaatatacttacaaccgtgaattgcgtaaccgtcgcgtaatcactttgaaaaaaatgaataaaacatgagacccacatgaaaaaaattaattttttaatagtggactccactctttttcaaagcgattacgcggcgattacgcactttacgattgtatgtagaattactcttaaagtatattttttataaatgtaaaatgaatttaacttttagctatttcatttatataaatctccatattggaatagccattttttcattatatgacaataaaataatataagataaatttaattttaattattcacatcaaattcccaaattgaattatctatttattcattatatagtaatgagtaattaataattttgaaaattttttaatttttttaattatgaatttattttattttatcatattttactatttataatattatatattaatttgtaattgtattctaattatattttttcaattgtcatttaaaatgaagagagaaataattaatattaaaaggagagagaaataaataatataaaaatgatttgatgaatgaatagtgtgttctaaatttagaaattagtttagatattactgtagctatattccaaatatttggaatatagctaattcaatgtgagcaatttatccacATAATatctaaattctcattggatttagctttatGGATTAgctctaagagcactctcattggaatagctaaattaaagtacatttttgatgaatataagatgaatttaacttttagctattccatttatataaatctccacattagaatagctattttttcattatatgacaataaaataatataagatgaatttaattttaactattcacatcaaatctccaaattgaattatccatttattcattatatagtaatgagtaattaataattttgaaaattttttaatttttttaattataaatttattttattttatcatattttactattcataatattatatattaatttgtaattgtattctaattatatttttttaattgtcattaaaatggagagagaaataattaatattaaaaggagagagaaagaaataatataaaaagaatttgatgaattaatagtgtgttccaaatttagaaattagtttggatattactgtagctggtatttggaatatagctaattcaatgtgagcaatttattgacctaatag
This window of the Juglans regia cultivar Chandler chromosome 12, Walnut 2.0, whole genome shotgun sequence genome carries:
- the LOC108997549 gene encoding protein RER1B-like, translating into MVQLQLCSSKVQSLESPVSYSILNEEKLRDRSLNGLNCNFQYLPPSAYSPSDLPLSCTITTQLFMEGGGSDMTAAAPFAKWRSDFSRTFQYFLDRSTPHPLQRWLGTLAVAMVYVLRVYSVKGFYVISYGVGIYVLNLLIGFLSPKIDPELQALDGASLPTKGSDEFKPFMRRLPEFNFWYSITKAFLVAFVLTFFPVLDVPVFWPILLCYWIVLFLLTMKRQILHMIKYKYVPFDIGKQRYTGKKSAGTSRGLRRD